The DNA segment gcTAAAGTTGCACAGCGATTGAGGGAGGAACTGGTCTGGAGACAAGcctcacacagcacacacacttgGCCTTCCTATTACCTGTTGCCACACTGGCCGCCTTTGTCGGGTCTCAGTCCTGGTGACAGTCTTGCAAGGCTTTTCATCTCCCGTGACAGTGAGGAGCAGGTTCAGAGCAGCTAAAGCTCCATGCTTCAGAGGAGCAGGTTTAGCATGCGGCTAAAGCTCCATGCTGGCAAgtgccagggccaggccaggcAGAGGTACCACGACAGAAATGTTGGGGTGCTGGGTGGGCAGCCGAGCCAGGTGGGGTCCAGCCTCCGGGCAGGGCTCCAATAACCCCAGGGTAACCCGATCTCCTTCCTTCCAGTCCGGGGGAGCACTGGCCACCGTCATGCCCTCCACGTCTCCCGCGGGGCCCTCGGCCGGGGCAGCCCCCAATGCCacagcggcggcagcggcggcgtgGACCAACGTCAGCCTGCCGGAGATGCCCCTGTTCCACCGGTTTGCCCAGCTGGACGAGCAGCTGCACGCCAGCTTCCCGGGCCTGTGGCTGGCGCTGATGGCAGCGCACGGCGTCATCTTCCTGGCAGGGATGGTGCTCAACGGGCTGGCGCTCTACGTCTTCGGCTGCCGCACCCGGGCCAAGACACCGTCGGTCGTCTATACCATCAACCTGGTGGTGACCGACCTGCTGGTGGGCCTGTCCCTGCCCACGCGCTTCGCCGTCTTCTACGGCGCCCGCGGCTGCCTGCGCTGCGCCCTGCCGCACGTCTTCGGCTACTTCCTCAACATGCACTGCTCCATCCTCTTCCTCAGCTGCATCTGCGTGGATCGCTACCTGGCCATCGTGCGGCCCGGCGGCTCCCGCCGCTGGCGCCAGCCGGCCTGCGCCAGGGCCGTGTGTGCCTTCGTGTGGCTGGCCGCCGGCGCCGTGACCCTGTCCGTGCTGGGCGTGACGACCGCCGGCGGCCCCTGCTGCCGCATCTTCGCGCTGACCGTCCTGGAGTTCCTGCTGCCGCTGCTAGTCATCAGCGTGTTCACCGGGCGCATCGTGTGCGCGCTGTCGCGGCCCGGCCTGCTGCACCAGGGCCGCCAGCGCCGCGTGCGGGCCATGCAGCTGCTGCTCACCGTGCTGGTCATCTTCCTCGTGTGCTTCACACCCTTCCACGCTCGCCAGGTGGCCGTGGCTCTGTGGCCCGGCATGCCGCACCACGCCAGCCTCGTGGCCTACCATGTGGCTGTGACCCTCAGCAGCCTCAACAGCTGCATGGACCCCATCGTCTACTGCTTCGTCACCAGCAGCTTCCAGGCCACTGTCCGCGGCCTCTGTGGCCGGCGTGGAGCAGAGTGCGAGCCCAACAGCTGCGACGTGGTCAGCGTCCAGAAGAGCTCCAAGGGCTCAGCCCACCATCACATCCTCGGGGCCAGAGCTCAGGCCGTCACACAGGCCCTGCCCAACGGGCCCGACGCGTAGTCAGCAGGACACTGCACGGGGGCCAAAGGTCTGGACTGAGCTGGGCAGGCCAGGTCGGGGACAGCACAGACACCTGCTCTACTAGAGTGGCAGATTGGGTTCATCTTGATCGATTGATGATGGCTGCCCAGTGCTCTGACTGGACACAGGGTCAAAGGCCACTATGCTGTGATTGACTGGCAATGTCTGCCACGGGCTCTAGAGAGGACATGGCGGACTGAATGCTGGTTATTTGCCATCCCTAGGgtatatgtcggagaaggcaatggcaccccactccagtactcttgcctggaaaatcccatggatggaggagcctggtaggctgcagtccatgtggtcactgagggtcggacatgactgagggacttcactttcacttttcactttcatgcattggagaagaaaatggcaacgcactccagtgttcttgcctggagaatcccagggacgggggagcctggtgggctgccatctatggggtcgcacagagtcagacacgactgaagtgacttagcagcagcagcagcagggtatatgTTCTGTCCACTGAAGACCCACAGGGGGAGCCAGAAGCTGGCTTCCTACTTGGATCATTCTACCCCCAGAAAGGGTTCCTGCAAAACAGGGACAGAGACTTTTAAGGTACTAGGAATTTCAAAGCAGGTTTAAAAGGTGACCTGAAGAGGTCCCCTCCCCACCTGTCCCCCGTCATCTCCCTGCCCCACAGAGACAGAACAgctaaaacagaaaggaaaagggacACAAGTGTTACGTGAGCAGACGAGAGGGGTTCACATCTGCAGGGCCCACACTTGAGGTGCCCGTGAATCACTCAGGAAGACGGGCTGGCCCCGCGGGGCGCGCCGCTGTGAGTCCCCTGCTATCTGGGCTGACACTTGCGTTCTACAAAGGAGACGCTATTTTCTACCCCACTCCGGGGGAGGCGCTGAGTGGCACACGCAGGTGCCCTGGCTGGGCGATAGGCAAGTCAGAATCAAAAGCCAGCCCCACCTCTTCCAGCGCCCCCGTGCCTGCCCCATGGACACAGCTCACATCTTCCCAAAGCCCCCCCGCTCCAGGGACTGTCTCGGAAGACCCTGCCTGCTGGCCCAGGAGGGCAGTAGACTCCCAGCCCCATCCTGTGGACGCGAAACCAAGGACAAAGACAGAGTTAAACGCGGGCCTGCTGGCCTAAGGCCACGTCTGGCCACGCACAGAGCCCTTGTTCTCCCTCTTGTCTGGCTCATCATGCCTCCCTGCCTttcctgcatgcatgcatactaagtcgcctcagtcatctccgactgtttgcaactccatggactgtagcccgccaggctcttctgtccaagggattctccaggcaagaatactggcgtggccatgccctcctccaggggatcttcctggcccagggatcgaaccagcgtctcttaagtctcctgcattgccaggagggttctttgccactaatgccacctgggaagcccctccctttCCTGAGAAGGGAGTATTTCTCTGACTTGGTCCACTGGTCGCCTCCTCTGAGCTGGACTCCAGGATCGCTTCCATGTGCCTTCTGTTGAATGTTCAAGCTCCCATGAGCCCTCTCTAGACTGCTGTTTCAGGGGAGGATGGCTATTTTGAGAGAGGAGCTCTGAGTTTCCCAGGCACCTCTAGCCACCAGGCTTTACCCTCACACACGGCCACCAGTGAAACAGGTGAGACAGAATTTGGCCCCAGATTTGCCCCTTGTCTGCAAAGTCCTACGGGATCAGTGGCTCCAGGCAGAGTCCCCTGTCCCCCAAGATCAGGGCCCTGGTGCGAGGCCTGGATGGGAAGCAAGAGGACCATTTATATCCCCAAAtatcagatgggaaaactgaggcttagggaggGAAAGGACCTTTCCAGAGTTATAGAGTGAGTACTCAGGCCAGACTGCGCGGCCAGCACGATCAGCTGGAGCCCCGCGGGGCCAGGGCCTGTGACCCCAGGACCTTGTGGGAGGGCTAGGGTGGGGGTGCTGGAGCCTGGGGGGATC comes from the Bos indicus isolate NIAB-ARS_2022 breed Sahiwal x Tharparkar chromosome 14, NIAB-ARS_B.indTharparkar_mat_pri_1.0, whole genome shotgun sequence genome and includes:
- the GPR20 gene encoding G-protein coupled receptor 20; the encoded protein is MPSTSPAGPSAGAAPNATAAAAAAWTNVSLPEMPLFHRFAQLDEQLHASFPGLWLALMAAHGVIFLAGMVLNGLALYVFGCRTRAKTPSVVYTINLVVTDLLVGLSLPTRFAVFYGARGCLRCALPHVFGYFLNMHCSILFLSCICVDRYLAIVRPGGSRRWRQPACARAVCAFVWLAAGAVTLSVLGVTTAGGPCCRIFALTVLEFLLPLLVISVFTGRIVCALSRPGLLHQGRQRRVRAMQLLLTVLVIFLVCFTPFHARQVAVALWPGMPHHASLVAYHVAVTLSSLNSCMDPIVYCFVTSSFQATVRGLCGRRGAECEPNSCDVVSVQKSSKGSAHHHILGARAQAVTQALPNGPDA